In the Pongo abelii isolate AG06213 chromosome 2, NHGRI_mPonAbe1-v2.0_pri, whole genome shotgun sequence genome, gaggaggagagaaggggccAGGAACTACAAGTGCAATTTAAGCAGAGAACCCAGGATGAGAGCTTGGTACAAAGGAGGCTGGTGTGGCTGAAGCACGGTGCAAGAAGAGAAGAGGgtatattagtttgttttcacactgctggtaaagacatacccgagactgggaagaaaaagggaTTTTatcagacttacagttccacatggctgtgcatgcctcagaatcatggtgggaggcaaaagtcacttcttacatggtggcagcaagagaaaatgagagaagaagcaaaagttgaaacccctgataaacccatcagatctcgtgagacttattcactatcacgagaatagcatgggaaagcctggcccacatgattcaattacctccccctgggtctctcccacaacacatagcaATTCTGGgcaatacaattcaagttgagatttgggcggggacacagaggGGTAAGCAGTGGGCCAGATTATACAAAGCCTTGATaagaattttggattttattccaagtGCAACATGAAGCCACTAAAGGGTTGTGAAGAGAAAAAACATGGCTCAGTTAGCCTTTTAATAAGATCACTCTAGTTTCATTGTGAAGAATGAATTGGTAATGGGTGTGAGGCAAGATAAGAAGTGGAAAGACCTGTCAGGTCTTTGTAGAAGATGGTGAACTgggctggggcagtggctcacacctgtaatcccagcactctgggaggccaaggcgggtggatcacttgagatcaggagttcaagaccagcctggctaacgtggtgaaaccccatctctactaaaaatacaaaaattgctgggcgttgtggcacgtgcctgtaatcccagttccttgggaggctgaggcaggagaatcacttgaacccgggaggtggaggttgcagtaagccaagatcacaccattgcactccagcctgggcaacagagcaggactctgtctccaaaaaaaaaaaaaaagatagtgaacTGGATTAAGGAAGTGGCAatgaagccaaagtgggaggatcacttgaggccaagagttcaagaccagcctgggcaatatagcaagatcctgactctcaaaaaaattattttaaaaattaggctggtggtgcacatctgtagtccatTTCTCGCCTTTTTTATGATATTGTCACATTAATCTTGTAActgaaaaaattagaaagcatTATTAATTAGATTACTTAGCATTTGCCTCTGtgctaactcctgggctcaagtgaccctcgcacctcagcctcaggGTGTGAGCTatgtcacaccactgcactccagcctgggcaacagagcaagacccaatctcaaaaaaaaaaaaaaatagaccagaGGACACGGCGGGGTGCGGGGAGAATGAGACATCAGCAATGGTGCCCAGAAGACTGGTTTGAGCTACTGGGTGTAGCAGTACCATTTACagaaaggggaaagagaagaaaaaatagatttggaGGACAAAATGAAGAATTTAGTAAATTTAAATAACATGAGACTGCACCATATAATTTGCTTATAGAATTTCTCTCTCCAGGAAGACCTTTAAGGATGAGGAATATATGTTTCACCTTTGAAGTCTCAACACCCTGAACAATACAACATGTTGCAGACTAGGTATTTAGTGTTTGTTAAATGAACATCACAACTTTGCAAGTGGTTCATTCATTCCAGTATAATAAGATTCCAGTTATTGTGAAAAGCCATTTAAACAGTTTTCCTTACCAAGGAAAAGTTGATAGATGAGTAATTATTCTTTAacttaaaaagagaatgaaaaactgtgtgatttttttaaattattttttgtttgtttagttttctgtaaAGTAAAATAGCAGTTAAAAGCTtaaatgtgtgtgtttacattCTTGGGCCTGCTACTGACCTTCTTCAAGTGATTTTACCTCCCAAcgtttcagtttctccatttgcAAAAGGGAGATAATGGTGGTTGCCTTATCTCACAAGGATGTCATGAAAATAAGTCAGATAAATTGCTTTGCCCTCCTTGGAGAGGGGCTCTAGAAAGTAAGCACTATTAGATATGATGATGAATACCCACAActtcaaagatatttttaaattgcccCCCCGCCGCCCCCAAGTCTTTGAACATGTTAAGCCTATGAATAGCACTGGGTTAGGTGTTTATATATTTCTGGCAAGCTTTCACCTCTTGTTAAAGCAGTAAATGGTCTTTGAACAAACGTATTTCTCATTCTTTGATAACTATGCTTCCTTGTTTGTACACTTGAAAGATGATTATAATCTGGCATATGAGGTCAAGTTGAACTCCTTGGTGCCATTACAGTTCAAATGTGGCTTTAATTGAGTTTTTCTTCCATGGTTGAAAATAAGTCACCCAGTTCACTTTAGCAAACtactagcattttttaaaaagattgtggGGAATGTAACTGTTTTTGTAACTGATATgtataatgtttttcattttagttataatGTCCTCATTGATCACACCAAAAAGTCAGTATTTGCATTTCTTCATTattgcatttttctgttttccttaaattgtttttaataactATAATTATGCCTTTTAACACTTATATAGACAGCCATAGCACACACATAAATATCACCAAAGTGAAAACCTAGAGccccaagacaaaaaaaaaaatgatagtcaAACATCATCTAGAGAAAGAGTCTAGCTGCAGGTGTGCATCAAGTTCATAATTGGTGTTATCTTAAAAATTCACAAACCATTAGCACTTCCACCCTTCTCCATATATCTCTTAACTACATACCCAAGTCAAAACCACTTCCTGCCGGAGTAACTACAACATACCCATCAGAGCGCTGTAAAATCATTACTTGCAAAGTAAAGAGTAAGACAGACTTCTCCTCTCATTAATACCAGTTGCTGTCATATACATTACTCATATATTCTCACCACAACCACCCTTCAAGGGAAGTCTTAGTACATCCGGTTGAcacatgtggaatgtaaagttgggTGACTTATGCTAGATTCCCTCAGCTAGGTTAGAACAGGGTAAAAGTACAGGACCACAATAATATCCTTATTTCAATGTCTTCCTGTTTCCTTTTTATATCAAGGAAGAAATGAGAATTTGAGGCAACACAAATGAAGACCATATATACTTTGATACCTTCCTAGGAGGGGAGATATAAACCAGAGTAAAGGACAAATATGGGAAAAGTTGCCTCATTTCCACCGAGTGATGGTGGAACCCTCTTCACATCCCATAAAGACTGACAGAATGGACACTGAAAAACAGGCCCACCCCTCAGGCAGAGCCACTGGAAGAAATACCCTAACTCCTATACGTGAAGGATTAGCACTACTATTTtcagaatattattaaaatttaattttgaaatttctctTTAGTGATATTCCCAGAAACCTATAAAAGATACCACCAGTGTAAACTCCTctcatatacatttattttgagTAGGCCTTAAACTGGTAGGATGGTCCAAACCCTCACCCTTCTAGGGAAAGCATTCAGGAATGCTTAAATTTGCCTAGGCCAAAGGTCGCAAATTAATAGCCTATAATAGACCAGATTTTATCTCAAAAGGTTTTTTGATTGGCCCATTGCAATGACTTCAGCTATCAACAACCTAAGCTAGGAGGTCCCCAGGCCATCCTTACATCTGACAAGCTGCCTACAAATTTAGGGGTTCCCACTACCCCTTCAAGTTTCATAATTCAGTAGAATGACTTAGATAACTCAGGAAAGtgttattttggttttattacagttttattatagcaaaaggatgtttattagttattatttatGGTTTTATTATAGCAAAAGGATTCAAATCAAAACCAGCCAAAGGGAGAGACACATAGAGTGAGGTCTGGGAGGGTCCCAAAAAGAAGGTTCCATTGTCCCTCTCCTCATGTCCTCAGGGACACATTTTCCTCCTAGCACACTGAGTACTGCCAACCACAGACGTTCATCCAAGCTTcagtgtgtccagagtttttactgGGGCTTCATTACAGGCATGATTGGATGAATCACTAATCATACAGCTCAGACATGTGGCTCCAAGTTTCTCAAGAGGTTGGGCTAGTATCATGGGGCCCAAAGCCCCAACACTCTAATCACATGGCTGACCAACCCCCAGTCATGAGTCATCTCGTTAGTGTAAACTATTGGGTCTAGTCCAAGAGGCCTACCAAGAAAAGACACTCCTACCATTCTTGGTGAATTCCAAGGGTTTACAGGCCACTTCCCAGGGTTCAGGAACAAAAGCCATCCAAATTCTTCACTATGaacttatataatatttaaattttatttcaatttagcTACCAACATTCTATAATCAGTGGTGTTGAcataaaaatctgaatttttgtcttctcttgCAATACTGACAACTTTAGGCTCAATTTCTGTAAGACTGCTGCCTCCTTAAAAAGGGATGCTCATTCTCCCCACCATCTCTAtagtcttcattttcttattccCGGTGTGATTcacttctttgtttcctttctgtccACTGCAGACATTTAAATTTGCATATCCTGGGCTAATTCTTGGGTATTTTCGCTGTTTTTACTTCCATCACATATTATTACCTTAAAAGAATGAACATGGAAGGAATGACAGTTACCTTGTGTCACTTCATTCTCATCTTAGTTTAAAACCACTCCTCCCTTACACTTTGTATGAGGGTGGGTGCATGTGTACACACGCTTGTGCCTGTGCCATCTATTTGTCTCTTAAGTCTTGAGCCAGGCTAACATGGAATTTTTGACTGCAGAACCAGGACAAGCTGCATTAAAACTCAATGTCATCCTCAGAGTCAAAACCCATAACCAACCCCGGACCTTACAAAGGAAGTCCCTCATTCTGaaggacaaaagaaaaagcatgttTCTCAGTATTTTTAAAGCTAATGCTTCCTTCATAAGCATAAAATTCTCACATCCTTCTTTACGTGAAATACAACCTAAgtaactgaaaataaagagaacaaGTATCGTCATTTGCAAACTTCATATACCCTTTCTCTCATTATACCCCTTTCAGAATCACtggtttaaataatataaaaggcATGAAACAAGCCCTAAGTACCTCAGGAACCATGTGGACATCTGTAGTCTCTCTCAGATACAGCTGTCACATAGACCTTGAAGTACAGTCAACCCTCAATATTCACAGATTCTGTATTTGTGGATTCACCTAGTCACCGAAATTGTTTATAATCTCAAAAGCAATACCTGCAGTGCTTTCACAGTCATTCATGGGCACGTGCAGAGCCCTGAAAAGTTTGATTTCCCCAACACATAGGTTCCCTTTTGCCTTTGTAGTCCAAAAAGGACACTATAAACAAGTGTCCTATTTCTGGTCTATTTAATGGcaagtttttcacatttttatgcttttagttAGTGACTGTGCTGTTTAAAATGACCCCCAATCATAGTGCTTAAGTGCTGTCTAGCGTTCCTAAGCACAAGAAAGCTTTTTCTGATGtgacttacagaaaaaaaatacttgtgtTAGATAGTCTTCATTCAGGCTTAAGTGATAGTGTTGTTGAATATGAGTTCAATGCTAATGCATCAACATACTTTAGGATGTCTttaacagaaacacacacaagaTTATGTATTGATTCTTTGACGAAAATGTTGTGACCGAATGTTCCCAGAAACCTAATCCCGTAATTCCTCTGGAAGCAATGGTTCAGTATTCACTAATCCAGTGTTCACAGAGGCTTCACAGAATGTAACTACTGCAAATAACTAGAATAAACTGTACTTGTAAAAAAGTGAAACACACACAGCACAAAATCACATCAAAGAGTGTTGGGGCGGGAGTGGATGTGGGGTGGAAACCAAGGTTACAACCATTAaggaggttattttattttaaatcagaaagtGACGATGGAGTTAATGCTAGCCATCTGTCCCAGGTTAACCAACAAAGACTTTGCAACACAGTGAACAGAACACTGGACTAGAATTTGGGAAGCCTAGCTTCTGGTCACAACTCCGCAAAAAAATTAACTTAGGCAAGTAACTAAAACCCCTCTCCGcagcagtttcttcatctgctagTCACTCAAATCGGTGGCAGTAAGTCACTTTTGCCATAATTACTATGTACAGAAAATTTTCACATAAATTATCTCACTGGATGACCTGTATGGTCATCCAGGATGACTGGCCGTCTTTACCCCAGAATTATATAACTtaatcattttaccaaaaagaaacaatatattGAAGTTTATAATACTAAGAATTGTCCTTTGGACTGTTTGTAATAGACATGTCAGAGGGAGGACTTCAAATATGAGCTAGAAAACAACTAtggacttatttttaaattgaatgtaTTAaatcactattttctttttaaaaatgaaagaaaaacattcccAGTCTGTGGCCATTCTTGCTTCACGGCCCTGCACCACCACAAATGTTGTAAATGTGGAGAAGCAAAAGTACCACTAGATGGAGTAAGAACAAAAGACATGCATTTCTCTGTAGTTCAAGGAATCCCCGCCCTTGAAAAAGGGATCTTAATCcccgcacggtggctcacgcctgtaatcccagcactttgggaggcagaagcgggcggatcacctgaggtcaagagttcgagaccagccttcccaactttactaaaaatacaaaaaaattagccgggtatggtggtgtgtgcctgtaaacccagctactcgggaggctgagagaaaATCGCTAgaaacccgggagacggaggttgcagtgacccaagatggggacactgcactccagctctgtgtgacagagtgggacttcgtctcaaaagaaagagaagaaaaattgatCTTAGATCACCTTGAGTAAAGTGAGGCTTACTGAAGCTGAGCTACTTCCTCAAGACTCTAGACAAGTTCTTGGCAAAATCATTCCTTACTTTTCCACAAAACCATGCTGATaggaaaagtatttttccttatttAGAGAACATTACCAGCAACAGTGGACTCTAGaggtttttttacatttcttaattCTAATAGCGCTAAGAAATGTATCTGCTAGACAATTCCAGGGGACCTACTTTAGGTAATAGGTTAAAAAGCTACAAATATACACGTTCATAAATTTACCGACATGGTCTTGACTACTGACTCTTTCAATCATCAGGATTCAGGCTATCACCCTAAAGGTGGGCCTTTATATACACACCCCTGGCTGCTCTCTCTCTTGGCAACTTCCCCCAGATGGCCCTAAGGAATTGAAGGTATGGATTTGGAACCGAATTACCTTGTCGTGATAAGTGGGCAGAATGGCCTGTTTGTTTCTTTCAACCTAGTGGGCCATCAGCTTATTTTCTTAAAGGAAATCAGAGCCAGTTCTTGTGGGAGACTGCCGGCTGGGAGGGTTGGGGGGGTGTGGAATAAATTTCTTTTCCGTCTTTCATTATGCCTAGTGTTCCGTTACTGGAACGCTAAGCTTGTGGGGGTTATATCCTACcgctcaaggtcatcgccaaggtctaatttttcaaaaaagaaacttGTCACCTCCGGCATAAACCGATGACCATTAAAGGAACACAACTTTCAATGTTCATTTAGATCTTCtaattaaatattcattaaatgttaGATGATCTCTCAAAATAAAATCACTGCTCTCCCACACCCGATTGAGGGGACTGGTCCAGATCTACTTTGGGAGAAGCAAAAACCTCAACAAAATCTGCAGAGCAGGAACTAAGTTGTAATACAACCATAAAAGGCAACAAAAAGCGGAAGACGGGAGAACCCACGCAGGAACGGCTCCAGGCAACCCCGGCTCACTGCCCATTCATTTTGGCCAAATTTGGAGGTGCCTTCACGTCTCCTGCCAATTTGCAGCACACTGGCCCAGTCAGGTTTGGGGGTTCACAAGCCCCCACTGCCGGCGAGGGGTGACGGATGCGCACGATCGGCGTTCCCAACAGGAAAGCGAACTGCATTGTGTGAGCCGAGTCCTGGGTGCACGTCCCACAGCTCAGGGAAGCGCGCCGCGCGCGGGAACTCGCTCCGTTCCTCTTCCTGCGGCCTGAAAGGCCTGAACCTCGCCCTCGCCCCCGAGAGACCCGCGGCTGACAGAGCCCAACTCTTCGCGGCGGCAGTGGGTGCCTCCGGAGAAGCCCCGGGCCGACCGCGGCCTCCAGGCGGGGTTCGGGGGCTGGGCAGGCGACCCGCCGCAGGTCCCCGGGAGGGGCGAACGGGCCAGCAGCTGACATTTTTTGTTTGCTCCAGAATGAACGGTGGAAGGCGGCAGGCCGAGGCTTTTCCGCCCGCTGAAAGTCAGCGAAAAAAACAGCGCGCGGGGAGCAAAAGCACGGCGCCTACGCCCTTCTCAGTTAGGGTTAGACAAAAGATGGCCGCCACCCCTCCCAGGCCCACCCTCCGCAACCCGGTGAGCTGCCGGGCGAGTCGGCTTATAAAGGGAGCGGCCGCCGACCGCACGGATTGGCCAAGCTGACTCTCGCGGCTCTCGTGAGAGTCACTCTCTCGGGCGGGCGGGTGAGGGGGGAACGGGAAATTAAAGTTCCATTTCCGGCCAGTAGGAAGGACGCTGCCCTTCCGCACGTCCGGGAAAGGCTTTGCGTCTTTACTTCCGACCTTCTTTAAAGGTGAAACTACCTTGAGGTATCAGAGGGCCTTTCTTCCATCCTCTGCAGACCAGACGCGGTTCACCTCGACTACCTTAAAAATTGAATTCACAGGAAGATTTTAGGGCCTAAGACACAGAACACTGATTCCTAGTTTTGATCATCACATTTTTTGGAGAACTTTGTGAAAATAGATTCTCAGGCAGCACTGACTAAAGCAGAATCTTGTCTCGGCTCAGTGGGATGCGTCCGAGTTGCTACCCTGCCCCCTTCTTAGAATGCCTTCTCCAGCCTCTCCTTGAGCAGAGGATGGCTTTAATCAAGTGTACTACATTATTAATCTTAAGAACTGAATCTCCCTTTTATTAGGAAAGAAAGGCGTTTCAATCATTGACTTTGCTTTAAAGTAGTGCTGTGTCTTGATGAGGTAAAAAGAGGGGAGTAATCCACCATAAATTgtaacgatttttttttttttttttttttttttgagacagtcttgctctttcgcccaggctggatggagtgcagtggggtgatctcggctcactgcaacctctgcctcccgggttcaagcgattctcgtgcctcagcctcctgagtagctgggattacaggcgcctgccaccacgcccagctagtttttgtgtttttagtagagacaggggtttcaccatgttgcccaggctggtctcgaactccagggctcaagcgatccacccgcttcggcctcccaaagtgctgggattacagatgtgagccaccgcatccggccgcGAATTTTTATAATGGCCAGTATAGTGCAGTTTTACAT is a window encoding:
- the LOC112132745 gene encoding uncharacterized protein LOC112132745; amino-acid sequence: MSAAGPFAPPGDLRRVACPAPEPRLEAAVGPGLLRRHPLPPRRVGLCQPRVSRGRGRGSGLSGRRKRNGASSRARRASLSCGTCTQDSAHTMQFAFLLGTPIVRIRHPSPAVGACEPPNLTGPVCCKLAGDVKAPPNLAKMNGQ